Proteins encoded in a region of the Methylobacterium radiotolerans JCM 2831 genome:
- a CDS encoding mechanosensitive ion channel family protein, which produces MPDLDALAGSAARALAYLPWWAESLILIVACCAVVMPLHGIVYRAMKRAVAGKSLFWRSLVSRTRGPSRLGLIVVAISLASTTVHLSWEVRIALNQILLVAFVTLTGWCCATALHIATVIYLRRFKLDAEDNLLARKHFTQMRILERAGVTLVALVTLSVALMTFEPVRQYGVSLLASAGAAGLVLGLAMQPVLSNLVAGIQIAITQPIRIEDAIIVENEWGWVEEITATYVVVRLWDWRRLVLPLTYFIQKPFQNWTRDGASLIGSVFLYVDHRAPVAAMREKLAEIARATPLWDGKVVNLQVSDAKESTIEIRMLVSARNAPQAWDLRCVVREAMITWLQAEHPEALPRHRTEWVGAEEPALRRAEARRFAA; this is translated from the coding sequence ATGCCGGACCTCGACGCGCTCGCCGGCTCCGCAGCCCGCGCGCTGGCCTACCTGCCATGGTGGGCCGAGAGCCTGATCCTCATCGTCGCCTGCTGCGCCGTGGTGATGCCCCTGCACGGGATCGTGTATCGGGCGATGAAGCGGGCGGTCGCGGGCAAGAGCCTGTTCTGGCGCTCGCTGGTGTCGCGCACCCGCGGACCGAGCCGCCTCGGCCTGATCGTGGTGGCGATCAGCCTCGCCTCGACCACCGTGCACCTGTCCTGGGAGGTGCGGATCGCCCTCAACCAGATCCTGCTGGTCGCCTTCGTGACGCTGACCGGCTGGTGCTGCGCCACCGCGCTCCACATCGCCACAGTGATCTACCTGCGCCGGTTCAAGCTCGACGCCGAGGACAACCTCCTGGCGCGCAAGCACTTCACGCAGATGCGCATCCTCGAGCGGGCCGGCGTGACGCTGGTGGCGCTCGTCACCCTCTCGGTGGCGCTGATGACCTTCGAGCCGGTGCGCCAGTACGGCGTCAGCCTGCTGGCCTCGGCCGGCGCGGCGGGCCTCGTCCTCGGGCTGGCCATGCAGCCGGTCCTGTCGAACCTCGTGGCCGGCATCCAGATCGCCATCACGCAGCCGATCCGGATCGAGGATGCGATCATCGTCGAGAACGAGTGGGGCTGGGTGGAGGAGATCACCGCAACCTATGTGGTGGTCCGCCTCTGGGACTGGCGCCGGCTGGTCCTGCCGCTGACCTACTTCATCCAGAAGCCGTTCCAGAACTGGACCCGCGACGGCGCGTCGCTGATCGGCAGCGTCTTCCTCTACGTCGACCATCGGGCGCCGGTCGCGGCGATGCGCGAGAAGCTCGCCGAGATCGCCAGGGCCACGCCCCTGTGGGACGGCAAGGTGGTGAACCTCCAGGTCTCGGACGCGAAGGAATCGACGATCGAGATCCGGATGCTGGTGAGCGCCCGCAACGCGCCCCAGGCCTGGGACCTGCGCTGCGTGGTCCGCGAGGCGATGATCACGTGGCTCCAGGCCGAGCACCCGGAAGCCCTGCCGCGGCACCGCACGGAATGGGTCGGCGCCGAGGAGCCGGCCCTGCGCCGGGCGGAGGCGCGGCGGTTCGCTGCGTGA